The following proteins are encoded in a genomic region of Haloarcula marina:
- a CDS encoding PAS domain-containing protein: MTLDSLTGPLRETLSVFERSGEPWTTPEVADALELGRRSTYARLDRLADNDVLETKKVGAGGRVWWRPSTVPDTSSDRARTFSDLAQTLPGAVCRHRDDGEWVVGAIDDEAAALTGYDAAVIESDAVSWSADIVHPEDRDSVERHVQTVRTEGDGGRTDYRIRTADGADRWVRERTTVVSGPDGEDDRLLGVVIDITDARDATRELAAVEGRFEALDRATDRHAVVDVDDAGAVERWTDSAARLFGYGADEITGEPLSTLYDYPERGRDVVDDLSAAADDALAADAEG, from the coding sequence ATGACACTCGATTCGTTGACCGGCCCCCTCCGGGAGACGCTCTCGGTGTTCGAACGCTCGGGCGAACCGTGGACGACGCCCGAAGTGGCGGATGCGCTCGAACTCGGCCGCCGGAGCACGTACGCGCGTCTCGACAGACTCGCAGACAACGACGTACTGGAGACGAAGAAGGTCGGCGCGGGCGGCCGAGTCTGGTGGCGGCCGTCGACCGTGCCTGACACGAGCAGTGACCGTGCCCGGACGTTCTCGGACCTCGCGCAAACCCTCCCCGGTGCCGTCTGTCGCCACCGGGACGACGGCGAGTGGGTGGTCGGCGCTATCGACGACGAGGCCGCGGCGCTCACGGGGTACGACGCGGCGGTTATCGAATCCGATGCGGTCAGTTGGTCGGCCGACATCGTTCACCCGGAGGACCGGGACTCCGTGGAGCGCCACGTACAGACGGTGCGAACCGAGGGAGACGGCGGTCGCACCGACTATCGTATTCGGACCGCCGACGGGGCCGACCGGTGGGTTCGAGAGCGGACCACTGTCGTCTCGGGGCCGGATGGCGAGGACGACCGCCTCCTCGGCGTCGTCATCGACATTACCGACGCGAGAGACGCGACGCGGGAACTCGCCGCGGTCGAGGGACGGTTCGAGGCGCTGGACCGTGCGACCGACCGGCACGCGGTGGTCGACGTCGACGACGCGGGCGCTGTCGAGCGGTGGACCGACAGCGCCGCCCGTCTGTTCGGCTACGGGGCCGACGAAATCACGGGCGAACCGCTCTCGACGCTGTACGACTACCCGGAGCGCGGTCGGGACGTGGTCGACGACCTCTCGGCCGCGGCCGACGACGCACTCGCGGCGGACGCCGAGGGCTGA
- a CDS encoding PAS domain S-box protein, which yields MVVRDDTDYQRYEDRLREEVSFSESVLNSQRDMVYAFDTSGQFLRWNDQLQAVTGYTDAEIATMGPTEFIADGDVPAVAEAIDRVFAGESTTVEADIATSDGETIPYEFSGTPITDRDGRVVGLTGVGRDVTERKLKERRLKRQRAELQRELEDVFTRIDDAFLAVDEGRFVHANERAAAVFDRSPESLVGRDAWATFDDVFDAAVETACKRAVETQDSASFETYAPEEETWFEVNLYPSESGLSMYFRDITERKERERDLSRYETLYRESKDANMVVDADGRFSEVTPTAARLLGYDPDDLTGESMLSVVHPDDRETAREQFTRLLDDPSREPQVQLRLERHDGDRVIVEAAGRNLLDDPAVEGVVVYMRDVTERVERERELELYETIVETIEDGVYVLDEDFCFTEVNDAYVEMTGYDRAELLGSHCSLVVSEDVSNDSRDRMGELASEGGSAVIEADIQCADGTTIRAESRFSALSGTGGHAHKVGVVRDVRDRVSRERELRDRVQQQEVVAEFGQRALEASDLDALFDEASAIVAETLGNDYCKVLDLDAQADELFLRAGVGWNDGVVGSATVSAIENESQASYTLSTEAAVVVENLETETRFSGPDLLRDHDVRSGISTTIGPTENPWGILGTHDTEVKEFSLYDANFVQSVANILASAIGRHRHERKSARRREQLTALNSLNEVVRETTEAIIEKSTREEIERTVCDHLAATDSYLFAWTGEVDSASETVRLRTESGVEGYLDDLTISVDPDDEKSEGPTGRALRTGETQTIQHADADPQYEPWWDITSEYGFRSSAAVPITHESTTYGVLNVYSDRPEAFERSERRVISQLGEVVGHAIAAVDRKQALLSDEVVELELLIPNFLSAYEFEQSDEESIYLDHTVPVGDDEYLIFGHTTPEGLDTVRSMADELPFYEDVTVRGEGDEPRFELSVSKPPILSVVASMGGSIEGAVVENGEYQFTVHLPPSVDVGRVIDAVTDAEPDVTLLKRQQLTLPDQDESAEVNLLTTDLTERQYTALETAYHAGFFGWPRDATGEDVADALNIAPPTFHQHLRKSQRKVFDAMFGGGPA from the coding sequence GTGGTCGTCCGCGACGACACCGACTATCAGCGCTACGAGGACCGACTGCGCGAGGAAGTCTCCTTCAGCGAGAGCGTCCTCAACTCCCAGCGCGACATGGTTTACGCGTTCGACACGAGCGGTCAGTTCCTCCGATGGAACGACCAGTTGCAGGCGGTGACGGGCTACACGGACGCCGAGATCGCCACGATGGGACCGACCGAGTTCATCGCCGACGGCGACGTTCCGGCGGTCGCCGAGGCTATCGACCGCGTCTTCGCCGGTGAGAGCACGACGGTGGAGGCGGACATCGCGACGAGCGACGGCGAGACGATTCCCTACGAGTTCAGCGGCACGCCGATAACCGACCGCGACGGGCGCGTCGTCGGCCTGACCGGCGTCGGTCGCGACGTGACCGAACGGAAACTGAAGGAACGACGGCTCAAACGCCAGCGAGCGGAACTCCAGCGCGAACTGGAAGACGTGTTCACTCGTATCGACGACGCGTTCCTCGCGGTCGACGAGGGGCGGTTCGTCCACGCGAACGAGCGCGCGGCGGCCGTGTTCGACCGGTCGCCGGAGTCGCTCGTCGGCCGAGACGCCTGGGCGACGTTCGACGACGTGTTCGACGCAGCGGTCGAGACGGCCTGTAAGCGCGCCGTCGAGACGCAGGACTCCGCCTCCTTCGAGACGTACGCGCCGGAGGAAGAGACGTGGTTCGAGGTGAACCTGTATCCGTCCGAAAGCGGGCTGTCGATGTACTTCCGAGACATCACCGAGCGCAAGGAACGAGAGCGCGACCTCTCCCGCTACGAGACGCTGTACCGAGAGTCCAAGGACGCCAATATGGTCGTCGACGCCGACGGTCGGTTCAGCGAAGTCACTCCGACCGCGGCGCGCCTCCTCGGCTATGACCCCGACGACCTCACCGGTGAGTCCATGCTTTCGGTCGTTCATCCCGACGACCGGGAGACGGCACGGGAACAGTTCACCCGTCTCCTCGACGACCCGTCCCGCGAACCGCAGGTGCAACTCCGCCTGGAACGGCACGACGGTGACCGGGTCATCGTCGAAGCGGCGGGCCGGAACCTCCTCGACGACCCGGCCGTCGAGGGCGTCGTCGTCTACATGCGGGACGTGACCGAACGGGTCGAGCGAGAGCGGGAACTGGAACTGTACGAGACTATCGTCGAGACGATAGAGGACGGCGTGTACGTCCTCGACGAGGACTTTTGCTTCACCGAAGTCAACGACGCCTACGTGGAGATGACCGGCTACGACCGGGCGGAGTTGCTCGGGAGCCACTGTTCGCTGGTCGTCTCGGAAGACGTTTCGAACGATTCGCGAGACCGGATGGGGGAACTCGCGTCCGAAGGGGGCAGTGCAGTCATCGAAGCCGACATCCAATGTGCGGACGGGACGACGATTCGAGCGGAGAGTCGGTTCAGTGCGCTGTCGGGAACTGGTGGCCACGCACACAAGGTGGGCGTCGTCCGCGACGTGCGTGACCGGGTCAGCCGAGAGCGCGAACTCAGAGATAGGGTACAACAACAAGAGGTGGTCGCGGAGTTCGGCCAACGGGCGCTCGAAGCCTCGGACCTCGACGCGCTGTTCGACGAGGCGTCCGCTATCGTCGCCGAAACGCTCGGCAACGATTACTGTAAGGTCCTCGATTTGGACGCCCAGGCGGATGAACTCTTCCTCCGGGCGGGTGTCGGCTGGAACGACGGCGTGGTCGGGTCCGCGACGGTGTCGGCCATAGAGAACGAGTCACAGGCCTCCTACACGCTGTCGACGGAGGCGGCGGTCGTCGTCGAGAACCTCGAAACGGAGACGCGGTTCAGCGGCCCCGACCTGCTCCGTGACCACGACGTTCGGAGCGGTATCAGCACGACCATCGGCCCGACAGAGAACCCGTGGGGGATTCTCGGAACCCACGATACCGAGGTGAAGGAGTTCTCCCTGTACGACGCGAACTTCGTCCAGTCGGTCGCGAACATCCTCGCGTCCGCGATTGGACGGCACCGACACGAGCGAAAGTCCGCCCGCCGCCGCGAGCAACTCACCGCGTTGAACAGCCTCAACGAAGTCGTTCGGGAGACGACCGAAGCGATTATCGAGAAATCGACGCGCGAGGAGATAGAGCGGACCGTCTGCGACCACCTCGCCGCGACAGACTCCTACCTCTTCGCGTGGACCGGCGAGGTAGACAGCGCCTCGGAGACGGTGCGCTTGCGGACCGAATCGGGGGTCGAGGGCTACCTCGACGACCTCACTATCTCCGTCGACCCGGACGACGAGAAGAGCGAGGGACCGACTGGTCGCGCGCTCAGAACCGGCGAGACGCAGACGATACAGCACGCCGACGCGGACCCGCAGTACGAACCGTGGTGGGACATCACGTCGGAGTACGGATTCCGGTCCTCGGCGGCCGTCCCGATTACGCACGAGAGCACGACCTACGGGGTGTTGAACGTCTATTCCGACCGGCCGGAGGCCTTCGAACGCAGCGAGCGACGCGTCATCAGTCAACTCGGCGAGGTAGTCGGTCACGCAATCGCGGCCGTGGACCGAAAGCAGGCGCTGTTGAGCGACGAAGTCGTCGAACTCGAACTTCTGATACCGAACTTCCTCTCGGCGTACGAGTTCGAACAGTCCGACGAGGAGTCCATCTACCTCGACCACACCGTCCCGGTGGGCGACGACGAGTACCTCATCTTCGGCCACACGACGCCGGAGGGCCTCGACACCGTCCGGTCGATGGCCGACGAACTCCCGTTCTACGAGGACGTGACCGTCCGGGGCGAGGGCGACGAACCGCGGTTCGAACTGTCCGTCTCGAAGCCGCCGATACTCTCGGTGGTCGCGTCGATGGGCGGGTCCATCGAGGGTGCCGTCGTCGAGAACGGCGAGTACCAGTTCACGGTCCACCTACCGCCGAGCGTGGACGTGGGTCGGGTCATCGACGCGGTCACCGACGCCGAACCGGACGTGACGCTGCTCAAACGACAGCAACTGACTCTTCCGGACCAGGACGAGAGCGCGGAGGTGAATCTGTTGACAACCGACCTCACCGAGCGGCAGTACACCGCCCTGGAGACGGCCTACCACGCTGGATTCTTCGGTTGGCCCCGAGATGCCACCGGGGAGGACGTGGCAGACGCGCTGAATATCGCCCCGCCGACGTTCCACCAGCACCTCAGAAAGAGCCAGCGGAAGGTGTTCGACGCGATGTTCGGCGGGGGACCGGCCTAA
- a CDS encoding DUF7344 domain-containing protein yields the protein MTNGLSRTEQYSLLSSPERRATMHALAGRTSSLALADLAATLVEDDRWPSDDDGDRRIAATLHHIHLPKMDAVDIIDYDADANVVDPVPEAARATDSPR from the coding sequence ATGACGAACGGACTGTCGCGAACTGAACAGTACTCGCTCCTGTCCTCGCCGGAGCGACGGGCGACGATGCACGCCCTCGCTGGCCGGACGAGTTCCCTGGCGCTGGCGGACCTCGCGGCGACCCTCGTCGAGGACGACAGATGGCCATCCGACGACGATGGTGACCGTCGAATCGCCGCGACACTCCATCACATCCACCTCCCCAAGATGGACGCCGTCGATATCATCGACTACGACGCCGACGCCAACGTCGTCGACCCGGTTCCCGAGGCCGCGAGGGCCACCGATAGCCCCCGATAG